One segment of Coprobacter tertius DNA contains the following:
- a CDS encoding endo-beta-N-acetylglucosaminidase gives MKKFTSVGIAALVCLLWVAPLSAQDTDPTPPPSASTEIFDYSLLKDKVILNLFKDALDQGRMYPTPAEFEAAGFNYLDIEFVRSHTRLRPAMIEKNKQLNPELYEKRQLFMNIPMGVGKILGGYPSSEFRNDVFSMWNYTKLFGSWNHSLFQAPGVWIDAAHKNGTDIMSGIKFFESWTPGSGAGEYADLITTKNEDGSFTYAEPLINCLMFFGSDGINYNWEDNSYDNEDVVAFHKTLYKLAAEKGFDNFHIAIYTSSAILNARNVEALFGTTETGKTTDLMLNYAGGDFSYNMGSSVQTAESNMGTADGLYAGVWIVTMDRSWSRLNADEDSKRCGICLWGEHDQSRFMSYNMGNDAMEFQSNYQKLLERTFSGGNRNPQNLPPINDEGNNWTKEGDKEPLSTFCGLATFVPERTAIQGDLPFTTYFNLGNGERYNYKGKKTFGSWYNMGNQDIVPTYRWLVYNADTKNVSSDIQPEFTNEDAYMGGAALRLFGNAVSAGTDVVLYRAKLHVAHGEPKVKIAVKQGTPVQGTQASGLSVILKKLDNDQWYEIPVGDTQGPEWQEKELPMTGFGTGDVIEYIGLRVKGSSPVYNMLVGKLELSDNRIAAPAPIKTGSLVAEVKEETTRSLSLKLNWAVDGTGLNAARADYGLIYNDEANIDHFEIMYKNGADGKISEIARSSSWTGFTGNIKFEGHDDEPYIGVRAASIDMKTYSPVEWLKIERSDSPNLPVYKDLLYCESYMPSTSAGADVARERRFLTLFKTEGADQNINYSTQTQPQPDGSQYYDATDNVMKVSQGQTITLTFRAYDTTPLDKQNGLRSCFGKAYMDFDQSHSFEPNGDEMLFNLGTFEAQTPAFETQDNTITYTIPADAAVGPSRLRIVFSDAWMPHPGPCGETVKGFSIDFGVEITGNNPSRPVAPDFHDQGEADEPDRVRDDNPNNPPQSIETAQAYAGFSTCYPSPADNVIFFNDVEKAWVYTLNGQLVKFATGNPQSLDVSDLSSGMYIVKMQYNNVIRSQKLYKK, from the coding sequence ATGAAAAAATTTACTTCTGTAGGCATCGCCGCTTTGGTTTGCCTGCTTTGGGTAGCGCCTCTTTCGGCGCAGGATACGGATCCTACGCCACCGCCCTCGGCATCGACCGAAATTTTCGACTATTCTCTTCTCAAAGACAAGGTTATTCTGAATCTTTTTAAGGATGCCCTCGATCAGGGACGAATGTATCCTACACCGGCCGAATTCGAAGCTGCAGGATTTAACTACCTAGATATCGAGTTCGTTCGTTCGCATACCCGCCTGCGACCGGCCATGATTGAAAAAAACAAGCAGCTCAATCCCGAATTGTACGAAAAAAGGCAGTTATTTATGAATATCCCTATGGGAGTGGGGAAAATATTGGGCGGATATCCCAGCAGCGAATTCAGAAACGACGTATTCTCTATGTGGAACTATACTAAATTGTTCGGGTCGTGGAACCACAGTCTCTTCCAGGCGCCCGGCGTTTGGATTGATGCCGCCCATAAGAATGGTACCGACATTATGAGCGGTATCAAATTCTTCGAAAGCTGGACTCCGGGGAGCGGTGCCGGTGAATACGCAGACTTGATTACCACAAAAAATGAGGACGGTTCCTTTACTTATGCCGAACCGCTGATCAATTGCCTCATGTTTTTCGGATCCGACGGCATTAACTATAACTGGGAAGACAACAGTTACGATAATGAAGATGTTGTAGCTTTCCATAAAACCTTGTATAAACTCGCCGCCGAAAAAGGTTTCGATAATTTCCATATCGCGATTTATACTTCCAGTGCGATTCTGAACGCCCGCAATGTGGAAGCCCTGTTCGGCACCACCGAAACCGGAAAAACAACCGACCTGATGCTCAATTATGCCGGCGGCGACTTTTCTTATAATATGGGCTCTTCGGTACAAACGGCGGAAAGCAACATGGGAACCGCAGACGGTCTTTATGCAGGCGTTTGGATCGTTACTATGGATCGTAGCTGGAGCCGCCTGAATGCAGACGAAGATTCGAAACGGTGCGGTATATGCCTCTGGGGTGAACACGACCAAAGCCGCTTTATGAGTTACAACATGGGGAATGACGCCATGGAATTCCAGTCGAATTACCAGAAACTGCTCGAAAGAACCTTCTCGGGCGGTAACCGTAACCCCCAAAACCTTCCTCCGATCAACGATGAAGGCAATAACTGGACGAAAGAGGGTGATAAAGAACCGCTATCGACGTTCTGCGGACTGGCGACCTTCGTACCCGAACGTACTGCCATTCAGGGCGATCTTCCGTTCACGACCTACTTTAATTTAGGAAACGGGGAAAGGTATAATTATAAAGGTAAAAAAACTTTCGGTAGCTGGTACAATATGGGGAACCAAGATATCGTACCCACCTACCGATGGCTCGTTTATAATGCCGATACCAAAAACGTTTCTTCCGATATTCAACCCGAATTTACCAACGAAGATGCTTACATGGGCGGGGCGGCTCTGCGCCTTTTCGGGAATGCCGTTTCGGCAGGTACCGACGTCGTTCTTTACCGGGCCAAACTCCATGTCGCTCATGGGGAACCCAAGGTGAAGATCGCCGTTAAGCAAGGGACTCCCGTGCAGGGAACTCAAGCTTCGGGACTCTCGGTTATCCTCAAAAAACTCGATAACGACCAGTGGTACGAAATTCCCGTTGGAGATACCCAAGGACCGGAATGGCAGGAAAAAGAACTGCCCATGACAGGGTTCGGTACCGGAGACGTAATCGAATACATCGGCCTGCGCGTAAAAGGAAGCAGCCCAGTTTACAATATGCTGGTAGGTAAACTCGAACTCAGCGATAACCGCATCGCGGCTCCCGCTCCCATCAAAACGGGAAGTTTGGTAGCCGAAGTGAAAGAAGAAACCACCCGGTCGCTTTCACTGAAACTGAATTGGGCCGTCGATGGTACCGGACTAAACGCAGCCCGCGCCGACTATGGACTTATCTATAACGACGAAGCCAATATCGACCACTTCGAAATTATGTACAAAAACGGCGCCGACGGTAAAATCTCTGAAATAGCCCGTTCCTCTTCCTGGACCGGATTTACCGGTAATATAAAATTCGAAGGCCACGATGACGAGCCTTATATCGGCGTACGTGCCGCTTCGATAGATATGAAAACATACTCGCCCGTAGAATGGTTGAAAATAGAACGCTCCGATTCGCCCAATCTGCCGGTATACAAAGATTTACTCTATTGCGAATCGTACATGCCTTCTACTTCCGCTGGTGCGGATGTCGCCCGAGAAAGACGCTTCCTTACTTTATTCAAGACTGAAGGCGCCGACCAAAATATAAACTATTCCACCCAAACGCAACCGCAACCCGACGGCTCGCAATATTATGACGCCACCGATAATGTGATGAAAGTGAGCCAGGGACAAACCATTACGCTCACATTCAGGGCATACGATACGACTCCTCTCGATAAACAAAACGGCTTGCGGTCTTGTTTCGGCAAAGCTTATATGGATTTCGATCAGAGTCATTCGTTTGAGCCGAACGGAGACGAAATGCTGTTCAATCTGGGAACTTTCGAAGCACAAACCCCGGCTTTTGAGACACAAGATAATACCATTACCTATACGATTCCTGCCGATGCAGCTGTAGGACCGAGCCGTTTGCGCATCGTATTCTCCGACGCATGGATGCCTCATCCCGGCCCGTGCGGTGAAACCGTTAAGGGTTTCTCGATCGACTTCGGCGTGGAAATCACAGGTAATAATCCGTCGAGACCGGTAGCCCCCGACTTCCATGACCAAGGCGAAGCCGACGAACCCGACCGCGTAAGAGACGATAACCCCAATAATCCTCCTCAAAGTATCGAAACGGCGCAGGCATATGCCGGTTTCTCTACCTGCTACCCCAGCCCGGCCGACAACGTTATCTTCTTTAACGACGTGGAGAAAGCTTGGGTATATACCCTGAACGGACAATTAGTGAAGTTCGCTACCGGCAATCCCCAAAGTCTCGATGTTTCGGATCTTTCTTCCGGTATGTACATTGTAAAAATGCAATACAATAACGTCATCAGAAGCCAGAAACTATACAAAAAATAA
- a CDS encoding threonine/serine ThrE exporter family protein: MRENTMNDQEVLLLRRKLDLLLRTGKLLMESAADTNRIERNMKRVAAFMGIPEEKLHIDIRWTMIMVNVSDERHSFSKFQTCEKHGINMTTISQISKLSWRAIEQDYSIDKYEEELGKIASQPRNYAHNLVAIGAGFACGGFCKLFGCDWIAFLFASVCAFAGFQVRANCIKFGINVYMSIAIAAFVSTCLAYASSYTGLSSTPYHPLLACALFIVPGVPLINFVDDMIDNHLLMGITRAANTAMIVGALTFGIAFVMRVLGMSDVAIDHKFSELSMVPHDPYYVYAVAAAIAAVGFSMIFNVQRRLLWVVALGGIIAVCTRNFVNFELGFGPIIGSFMGSFIVSLIAVKAVHWFHVPNHVLTIPSVIPMIPGVLMYRSLLAFINLHGVVGEVTIAFNNGITSALIILCISLGVAIPNIFARRYIARDRQLYLKQELEKRRIRGKFIEW; encoded by the coding sequence ATGAGAGAGAACACGATGAATGATCAGGAAGTACTCTTGTTGCGCAGGAAATTAGATCTTTTACTTCGTACGGGTAAGTTACTTATGGAAAGCGCCGCTGACACAAATCGAATCGAACGGAATATGAAACGTGTCGCCGCTTTTATGGGAATTCCTGAGGAAAAACTGCATATTGATATTCGTTGGACCATGATTATGGTGAATGTTAGTGATGAAAGGCATTCTTTTTCAAAATTCCAGACTTGTGAGAAACATGGTATCAATATGACTACGATCTCTCAGATAAGCAAACTTTCATGGCGAGCGATCGAACAAGATTATTCTATCGATAAATACGAAGAAGAATTAGGGAAAATAGCCTCGCAACCCCGTAATTACGCGCATAATTTAGTCGCTATAGGAGCGGGTTTTGCCTGCGGAGGGTTCTGTAAACTGTTCGGATGCGACTGGATTGCATTCCTGTTTGCTTCTGTTTGTGCATTCGCCGGGTTTCAGGTACGGGCAAATTGCATCAAATTCGGTATTAACGTATATATGAGTATCGCGATAGCGGCATTCGTATCTACCTGTTTAGCATATGCTTCTTCTTATACCGGATTATCGTCTACTCCCTATCATCCATTACTGGCATGCGCTCTGTTTATCGTCCCGGGTGTACCCTTGATAAATTTTGTGGATGATATGATAGATAACCATTTGCTGATGGGAATTACCCGGGCCGCTAATACGGCAATGATTGTGGGTGCGTTAACGTTTGGCATCGCCTTTGTTATGCGGGTTTTGGGAATGAGCGATGTTGCAATCGACCATAAATTCAGCGAATTGAGCATGGTTCCGCATGACCCTTATTATGTGTATGCGGTTGCAGCTGCAATTGCCGCCGTGGGTTTTTCTATGATATTTAACGTACAGCGACGCTTGCTCTGGGTAGTTGCTTTGGGAGGTATAATTGCTGTGTGTACCCGTAATTTTGTAAACTTCGAATTGGGATTCGGCCCCATAATCGGTTCTTTTATGGGTAGTTTTATAGTAAGTCTTATTGCCGTAAAAGCGGTACACTGGTTTCATGTCCCCAATCATGTACTCACAATACCGTCTGTTATCCCGATGATTCCCGGGGTACTTATGTACCGTTCTTTACTGGCATTTATAAACTTGCACGGAGTAGTAGGGGAGGTAACTATCGCTTTTAATAATGGCATTACATCGGCTTTAATTATTCTTTGCATTTCTTTGGGTGTTGCCATTCCTAATATTTTTGCCCGTCGGTACATTGCCAGAGACCGTCAACTTTATTTGAAACAAGAACTCGAAAAACGACGGATTCGCGGCAAATTTATCGAGTGGTAA
- a CDS encoding MBL fold metallo-hydrolase: MKMAISIVSVILILLIAAGVIFIHQPSFGRLPRGERKERIIQSPQYRNGEFRNYHDTPLMTSGKSRFRSLSEFLLDKPEGVYPGNMVSAVKTDLKHLPAVQDVMVWFGHSSYLLQLSGKRFLVDPVFCMASPVSFFNKPFHGTDIYDPEDMPVIDYLVITHDHWDHLDYHTVKRLKDRIGKVICPLGVGEHFEYWGFDNRKIIELDWRESASLVPGFTVYCLPARHFSGRGLISNQTLWASFLIESPSINVYIGGDSGYDTHYKEIGEQYGNIDLAILENGQYSENWKYIHMMPYYLGRAAKELNAGQIITVHHSKYALSKHRWDEPLENEKRAAAQDSLSLIISCIGEIIPLQSGKSLFKVDNRKSSR, encoded by the coding sequence ATGAAAATGGCTATAAGCATTGTCTCCGTAATTTTGATACTTCTGATAGCGGCAGGAGTTATTTTTATTCATCAACCGAGTTTCGGGCGACTTCCCCGGGGAGAACGGAAAGAGCGCATCATACAATCTCCCCAATACAGGAACGGCGAATTTCGTAATTATCATGATACGCCGTTAATGACATCGGGGAAAAGCCGTTTTAGAAGCTTGTCGGAGTTTCTGCTCGATAAACCCGAGGGAGTTTATCCCGGGAACATGGTTTCTGCCGTAAAAACAGATCTGAAACATTTACCGGCCGTTCAGGATGTAATGGTATGGTTCGGTCACTCTTCTTATTTGCTTCAATTGTCGGGAAAACGTTTTCTTGTAGATCCGGTATTTTGTATGGCTTCTCCGGTTTCGTTTTTTAATAAACCCTTTCATGGAACCGATATATACGATCCCGAAGATATGCCCGTAATCGATTATCTTGTGATTACGCACGACCATTGGGACCATTTGGACTACCATACGGTAAAACGGTTAAAAGATCGTATCGGGAAAGTCATTTGTCCATTAGGCGTGGGGGAACATTTCGAATACTGGGGTTTCGATAATCGTAAAATCATAGAACTCGATTGGCGGGAAAGCGCATCGTTAGTACCCGGTTTTACGGTATATTGTTTGCCTGCACGCCATTTTTCGGGTAGGGGGCTGATTTCGAACCAAACACTCTGGGCTTCCTTTCTGATCGAGTCTCCTTCGATAAATGTATATATAGGCGGTGATAGCGGGTACGATACTCATTATAAAGAAATAGGAGAACAATACGGTAATATAGATTTGGCGATTCTGGAGAACGGACAATATAGTGAGAATTGGAAATACATACATATGATGCCTTATTATCTGGGGCGCGCCGCCAAAGAATTGAATGCCGGCCAAATAATAACGGTGCACCATTCGAAATATGCATTATCGAAACATCGCTGGGACGAACCGTTGGAAAATGAAAAACGTGCGGCAGCGCAAGATTCCTTGTCTTTGATTATTTCCTGTATCGGAGAAATTATACCGTTGCAATCGGGAAAAAGTCTTTTTAAAGTAGATAACCGAAAAAGTTCCCGGTAA
- a CDS encoding family 20 glycosylhydrolase, which translates to MRIKSFYLILFVFIMLFSCESKKAIKSYNEGLHILPEPKMIKQQAGEFVLNSKTVFVTNNDTLKKVTEYFAEKIRHSTGHRLDLVKEAKDNCIRVKLDTTLRMNDEGYNLVVTPHKISIESKSVQGVFYALQTIMQLLPAEIESENIVKDIKWILPCVFIQDEPAYPYRGMMLDVCRHFHDVDFIKKQLDIMAMYKLNRFHWHLTDDHLWTIEIKKYPELTEIGSVRYNADGSIHKGYYTQEQIKDVVAYAAERFITVIPEVELPGHALAALTAYPELSCTGGPFQLRNKWGVEENVYCAGNDQTFKFLKDVLEEVIPLFPGKFFHIGGDECPKVKWNACEKCQKRIRDEKLKDAHDLQSYFIHRIEKILLKQGKSMIGWDEILEGGLAPTATVMSWRGEEGGIKAASMGHDVIMTPAEWLYLDFGQGNIEVEPITINFKTLLSKTYHYNPASEKIPADLRHHVLGAQGNMWTEYATTPIHTEYMLYPRLLAIAELTWSPLEKKDFKSFERRLNNQLVRLDEHRIDYHIPLPEGPMADHVAIVETDTLSFSNSRHLPMVYTLDGSEPTPHSKMYNKPIIVSDDQTVCIATLLPSGKMSRTRIIDVVKENLRPAYKGETKLGMRLAHASGDFYYVKDTENVRWESPEIVKDFNLKPALEDKGAFCYTGYFEVPRDGVYYLSTEMDELQIDGKVVLSNDGKLIRHSHNRTSLALEKGKHKFRLLFINNNIGGFPRVWNNKGFIIGQKGEELKQPVSLFH; encoded by the coding sequence ATGCGAATTAAATCTTTTTATCTGATACTTTTTGTCTTTATTATGTTGTTCTCCTGCGAGAGTAAAAAGGCAATAAAATCTTACAATGAGGGCCTTCATATCCTGCCCGAACCGAAAATGATAAAACAGCAGGCCGGAGAATTTGTACTGAATTCGAAGACGGTTTTTGTTACAAACAACGATACCTTAAAAAAGGTCACCGAATATTTCGCAGAGAAAATACGTCATTCAACCGGACATCGGCTCGACCTGGTGAAAGAGGCAAAGGATAATTGCATCCGGGTCAAGTTAGATACAACTCTACGTATGAACGACGAAGGATATAATTTGGTCGTTACTCCCCATAAAATATCTATCGAGTCTAAATCTGTTCAGGGCGTTTTTTATGCACTGCAAACTATTATGCAACTTTTACCTGCGGAAATCGAAAGCGAAAATATCGTGAAAGATATTAAATGGATTCTTCCATGTGTATTTATTCAAGATGAACCCGCCTATCCTTATCGGGGAATGATGCTCGATGTCTGCCGTCATTTTCATGATGTCGATTTCATAAAAAAGCAGTTGGATATAATGGCAATGTATAAGTTAAACCGTTTTCATTGGCATCTTACCGATGACCATTTATGGACGATCGAAATAAAAAAATATCCCGAACTGACTGAAATCGGTTCGGTTCGTTACAACGCCGACGGCTCTATACACAAAGGCTATTATACACAGGAACAGATAAAAGATGTCGTGGCCTATGCAGCCGAGCGATTCATCACCGTTATTCCGGAAGTAGAACTACCGGGACATGCATTGGCCGCTCTCACGGCATATCCCGAGTTATCTTGCACCGGAGGTCCTTTTCAACTTAGGAATAAATGGGGGGTAGAAGAAAATGTGTACTGTGCAGGGAACGATCAGACCTTTAAATTTCTTAAAGATGTTTTAGAGGAGGTAATTCCTTTATTCCCGGGAAAATTTTTTCATATTGGAGGTGATGAATGTCCGAAAGTAAAATGGAATGCTTGTGAAAAATGTCAGAAACGCATACGGGATGAAAAATTAAAAGACGCACACGACTTACAAAGCTATTTCATACATCGCATCGAAAAAATTCTTCTTAAACAGGGTAAGAGCATGATCGGATGGGATGAAATTCTCGAGGGCGGTTTAGCTCCCACTGCAACAGTAATGTCTTGGCGTGGTGAGGAAGGAGGAATTAAAGCTGCTTCTATGGGACACGATGTGATTATGACTCCCGCCGAATGGTTATATCTCGATTTCGGACAGGGCAACATCGAAGTAGAACCTATTACCATCAATTTTAAAACATTGTTGAGTAAAACATATCATTATAATCCCGCATCGGAGAAAATTCCGGCCGATTTACGTCATCACGTATTGGGAGCACAGGGTAATATGTGGACCGAATACGCCACGACTCCTATTCATACTGAATATATGCTCTATCCCCGATTATTAGCCATTGCCGAATTGACATGGTCTCCATTGGAGAAAAAGGATTTTAAATCTTTCGAACGCCGGTTAAACAATCAACTGGTACGATTAGACGAGCATCGGATCGATTATCATATACCGCTGCCGGAGGGTCCTATGGCCGACCATGTTGCGATTGTCGAAACCGATACGTTGAGTTTCTCTAATAGTCGTCATCTGCCTATGGTTTATACCTTGGACGGAAGTGAACCTACCCCCCACTCTAAAATGTACAACAAACCGATAATCGTCAGTGATGATCAAACGGTATGTATCGCTACGCTTTTACCTTCAGGTAAAATGAGTAGAACCCGTATAATCGATGTGGTAAAAGAAAATTTACGTCCGGCATATAAAGGAGAGACAAAACTTGGAATGCGATTGGCGCATGCCTCCGGTGACTTCTACTATGTGAAAGACACTGAAAATGTCCGGTGGGAATCTCCTGAGATTGTAAAAGATTTTAATTTAAAACCAGCTCTGGAAGATAAAGGAGCCTTTTGTTATACCGGATATTTCGAAGTACCCCGTGATGGCGTTTATTATTTATCGACCGAAATGGATGAACTGCAGATAGACGGGAAAGTCGTTTTAAGTAATGACGGTAAATTAATACGTCATTCTCATAACCGTACTTCTTTGGCTTTAGAAAAAGGTAAACATAAATTCCGCTTATTGTTTATTAATAATAATATCGGCGGATTTCCACGGGTATGGAACAATAAAGGATTTATTATCGGACAAAAAGGGGAAGAGCTGAAACAACCGGTTTCGCTTTTTCATTAA